A single window of Herpetosiphon gulosus DNA harbors:
- a CDS encoding ABC transporter permease subunit — MNWSWLGTVPFFLFACAFLVLPSASLVIGSFQDNEGNFTLQNIADLGQPSIVNAYVLSVQVSGVTALLGTLVGGLLAWAMVLGRLPRFVRAFLIPFSGVASNFAGVPLAFAFIATLGRVGFVTVLLKDLGFNLYDKGFNLYSFWGLSATYLYFQIPLVVLILTPAFEALRPQWREAAESLGASGGYYWRSIALPILTPALLSTVVLLFGNAFGAYATAYALTGGSLNIVPIMIGAQIQGDILHNPNLGYALAFGMMVIMTLVLVLYSWLQRRSARWLQ; from the coding sequence ATTAATTGGAGTTGGCTGGGCACAGTGCCATTTTTCCTCTTTGCTTGTGCCTTTTTGGTGCTTCCGTCGGCCTCGCTAGTGATCGGCAGTTTTCAAGATAACGAGGGTAACTTTACCCTGCAAAATATCGCCGATCTTGGTCAGCCAAGCATTGTCAATGCCTATGTGCTCAGCGTGCAGGTGAGCGGGGTTACGGCCTTGCTTGGCACGTTGGTTGGCGGTTTGTTGGCCTGGGCCATGGTGCTGGGGCGTTTGCCGCGCTTTGTGCGAGCTTTTTTGATTCCCTTCTCTGGCGTGGCCTCGAACTTTGCTGGTGTACCCTTGGCCTTTGCCTTTATTGCAACCTTGGGACGGGTTGGCTTTGTCACGGTTTTGCTCAAAGATTTGGGCTTTAATTTATATGACAAGGGCTTTAATCTCTACAGCTTTTGGGGTTTGAGCGCGACCTATCTGTATTTTCAAATTCCCTTGGTGGTGTTGATTTTAACTCCAGCTTTTGAGGCACTTCGTCCGCAATGGCGCGAGGCAGCTGAAAGTTTAGGCGCTTCGGGCGGCTACTACTGGCGCAGCATTGCCTTGCCAATTCTAACTCCGGCCCTGTTGAGCACCGTTGTACTGCTCTTTGGCAATGCCTTTGGAGCCTATGCCACGGCTTATGCTTTAACGGGCGGCTCGTTGAATATTGTGCCGATTATGATTGGGGCGCAAATTCAGGGTGATATTTTACATAATCCCAATTTGGGCTATGCCTTGGCATTTGGCATGATGGTGATTATGACCTTGGTTTTGGTGCTTTATAGCTGGCTTCAGCGCCGATCGGCACGGTGGTTGCAATGA
- a CDS encoding ABC transporter permease subunit: MKKRSSLVAWLFIILGTSYFLLPLIATFLFSLRAKKDSLGFTAYQRVFADSSFYETFLFSALMALLTIIASLLLLVPTVYWAYLRHPRLHRLIELVSLMPFVIPPIVLVFGLIKSYSRPPVILVQSRGLLIAGYMVLTLPYMYRAIDAGLRATNVKTLTEAAQSLGAGWPRIIWQVIVPNVRGALVNGAFLTFATVLGELTLAQYLAWPAFGPYLARISQNKAYEPAALTIISFALTWVIFGIVLLVNSKDQQQTQFGGTH, encoded by the coding sequence ATGAAAAAACGTTCTTCATTGGTTGCGTGGCTATTTATTATCCTTGGTACAAGCTATTTCTTGTTGCCGCTGATTGCTACGTTTCTGTTTTCGCTGCGAGCCAAAAAAGATAGCTTGGGCTTTACCGCCTATCAACGGGTTTTTGCTGATAGTAGTTTTTACGAAACCTTCCTGTTTTCAGCGTTAATGGCCTTGTTGACGATTATCGCTAGCTTGCTTTTGCTGGTTCCCACGGTGTACTGGGCTTATTTGCGGCATCCGCGTTTGCACCGCCTAATCGAGTTGGTCTCGCTAATGCCATTTGTGATTCCGCCAATTGTGCTGGTGTTTGGTTTGATCAAATCGTATAGCCGCCCACCAGTGATTTTGGTGCAAAGTCGCGGCTTGCTGATCGCAGGTTATATGGTGCTCACGCTGCCGTATATGTACCGAGCGATTGATGCTGGCCTGCGGGCGACCAACGTCAAAACCCTGACCGAAGCTGCTCAAAGCCTTGGGGCTGGCTGGCCGCGAATTATTTGGCAAGTGATTGTGCCGAATGTACGGGGAGCCTTGGTTAATGGCGCATTTTTGACCTTTGCCACAGTGCTGGGCGAATTGACCTTAGCTCAATATTTAGCTTGGCCCGCCTTCGGCCCATACCTCGCCCGCATCAGTCAAAACAAAGCCTACGAACCAGCAGCGCTTACAATCATTAGTTTTGCCCTAACGTGGGTGATTTTTGGGATTGTGCTGTTGGTCAATAGCAAAGATCAACAACAAACCCAATTTGGTGGAACACACTAA
- a CDS encoding ABC transporter ATP-binding protein, with the protein MAFIELHNLTKQFGPTTVVSPLNLSVERGEFLSVLGPSGCGKTTTLRMIAGFEAPSGGSIKIDGNDMTQTPPSKRKIGIVFQSYALFPNMSVAQNIGYGLRIAKLSKQAIEQRVNEMLDIIHMQEFANRYPHQLSGGQQQRVALARALAIRPQVLLLDEPLSALDAKIRVSLRQDIRAIQRELGITAIYVTHDQEEALSLSDRVLIMQKGEVEQLGTPAEIYNNPKTSFVAHFVGTLNTLEASLHDPKEGILHFGKQQFSVSDSFDPSLQGSTVRVALRPERLSLDGVAAQNQLHGVVKEQMLLGPIVRFHVEIEQQLLFVDVFNDTHVSNLPNRGEAVVVNFAPHDCLVLQS; encoded by the coding sequence ATGGCTTTTATCGAATTACACAATTTAACCAAGCAATTTGGCCCAACAACGGTGGTTTCGCCGCTCAATCTGTCGGTCGAGCGCGGTGAATTTTTGTCGGTGCTCGGCCCCAGCGGCTGCGGCAAAACCACTACCCTGCGCATGATTGCAGGCTTCGAGGCTCCCAGCGGTGGCTCAATCAAAATCGACGGTAACGATATGACCCAAACACCGCCCAGCAAACGCAAGATTGGGATTGTCTTTCAATCGTATGCGCTGTTTCCGAATATGAGCGTTGCTCAAAATATCGGCTATGGCTTGCGGATCGCCAAACTCAGCAAACAGGCAATCGAGCAACGTGTCAACGAAATGCTTGATATTATTCATATGCAAGAATTTGCCAATCGCTATCCACATCAGCTTTCTGGCGGCCAGCAACAGCGGGTTGCCCTGGCCCGCGCCTTGGCAATTCGCCCCCAAGTGCTGCTGCTCGATGAGCCACTTTCAGCACTCGATGCCAAGATTCGGGTTTCGTTGCGTCAAGATATTCGGGCAATTCAGCGCGAATTAGGCATTACGGCGATTTACGTTACCCACGATCAAGAAGAGGCGCTTTCGCTTTCGGATCGGGTGCTGATTATGCAAAAGGGCGAAGTTGAGCAACTTGGCACGCCCGCCGAAATTTACAACAATCCCAAAACCAGCTTTGTGGCTCATTTTGTCGGCACACTTAACACCCTAGAAGCCTCGCTACACGACCCCAAAGAGGGCATTTTGCATTTTGGCAAGCAACAATTTAGCGTCAGCGATAGCTTTGATCCATCGCTACAAGGCAGCACAGTGCGGGTTGCGCTGCGACCTGAACGCTTGAGCCTTGACGGTGTTGCGGCCCAAAATCAACTGCATGGCGTGGTCAAAGAGCAAATGCTGTTGGGGCCGATTGTGCGTTTTCACGTTGAAATCGAGCAACAACTGCTATTTGTCGATGTCTTCAACGATACCCACGTCAGCAACTTGCCCAATCGTGGCGAGGCGGTGGTGGTTAATTTTGCGCCCCACGATTGTTTGGTACTTCAAAGCTAA
- the cas10 gene encoding type III-A CRISPR-associated protein Cas10/Csm1: MSDPPVIRALKSMTNSVKAWDATPLHSIFDQISPPNEPNAQTSTPYFLQAQRFSLTESALFPIAERPPVSADLQTQFNRAIEQCNAEPSIHLAQMLSLFHDYAWAVSYQPTAGEVADSVVSLYDYARTKAALAAAGEQAMLVGGDLSGVQDFIYTIAANRAAKSLRGRSFYLQMLTDALAGWVLQQAGMPSTNLLYSGGGRFYVIVPAACYEQLAQWRRELGQFLLNVHDGELYIALGGATIADAEHNFEALFRAVNDQVTADKRRRFATLDQRELQTKLFTPRGHRGNEDDRCETCGYMGPSSQFMPDDDEGKICRLCESTIKLGFSLHDAQFLCIRQPQPNLAAVKDRANAKDILAGLGLQAEICFDQQELLKYLNRNPEQSIHVQIIRPFADDLAMLTQLRADYRQHVFSMRPIVNVTPKAAKGEVKSFDQLAKASRGIKRFGVLRMDVDDLGDIFGYSLAKASLARISSLSAAFSRFFEGWVGEICRDQNIATSIYQTDQASNQATSHEQIYSVYSGGDDLFLVGSWDVLAHVANRIQHDLQRYTGYNRLIHVSAGLSLHTEKFPLYQAAKLAHHALDRAKDAAPRQAIRKNALDFLDQTIAWEAYPALLNWHQRLWQLYQGEHGMVRSLLQVLMELYSQYYEHSQQRQKSGKGHTAYGPWIWRGKYQLARIRQRHHTNQALQTLLDDIDELLFTGFDEPHRISLRTIEQLGLAARWTQLLIREQGD; the protein is encoded by the coding sequence ATGAGTGATCCCCCAGTCATACGGGCATTGAAGAGTATGACAAACTCGGTCAAGGCTTGGGATGCTACGCCACTGCATTCGATCTTCGATCAAATTAGCCCCCCAAACGAGCCGAACGCCCAAACTTCAACGCCCTACTTTCTGCAAGCGCAACGTTTTAGCCTAACCGAATCTGCGCTATTTCCAATCGCCGAACGTCCGCCAGTTTCAGCCGATTTACAAACTCAATTCAATCGTGCAATTGAGCAATGTAACGCCGAGCCAAGCATTCATTTGGCGCAGATGCTCAGTTTGTTTCACGATTATGCTTGGGCCGTCAGCTACCAGCCAACTGCTGGCGAGGTAGCCGATTCGGTCGTGTCGCTCTACGATTATGCTCGCACCAAAGCCGCATTAGCCGCCGCTGGCGAGCAAGCCATGTTAGTTGGTGGCGATCTTTCAGGTGTGCAGGATTTTATCTACACCATCGCGGCCAATCGCGCCGCCAAAAGTCTGCGCGGCCGCTCATTCTACTTGCAAATGCTGACCGATGCTTTGGCTGGTTGGGTGTTGCAGCAAGCAGGCATGCCTAGCACCAATTTACTCTACAGCGGCGGTGGGCGTTTTTATGTGATTGTGCCAGCCGCTTGTTACGAGCAATTGGCTCAGTGGCGACGCGAGCTTGGTCAATTTTTGCTGAATGTCCACGATGGCGAGTTGTATATCGCCTTGGGCGGCGCAACCATCGCCGATGCTGAGCACAATTTTGAGGCTTTGTTTCGCGCCGTCAACGATCAAGTGACCGCTGATAAACGCCGTCGTTTTGCAACCCTCGATCAGCGAGAACTGCAAACCAAATTGTTCACACCACGCGGCCATCGCGGCAACGAGGATGATCGTTGTGAGACCTGTGGCTATATGGGGCCGAGCAGCCAATTTATGCCTGATGACGATGAGGGCAAAATCTGTCGGCTCTGTGAAAGCACGATTAAGCTGGGATTCAGCCTGCACGATGCCCAATTTCTCTGCATCCGCCAGCCACAGCCCAATCTCGCTGCTGTCAAAGACCGCGCAAATGCAAAGGATATTTTGGCGGGCTTGGGTTTGCAGGCAGAAATTTGTTTCGATCAGCAGGAATTGCTCAAATATCTCAATCGCAATCCTGAGCAATCAATCCATGTGCAGATTATTCGGCCCTTTGCAGACGATCTAGCCATGCTGACCCAGCTCCGCGCCGATTATCGCCAGCATGTCTTTAGTATGCGCCCAATCGTCAATGTGACACCCAAGGCTGCCAAGGGCGAGGTCAAATCGTTTGATCAGCTAGCCAAAGCTAGTCGTGGCATCAAGCGCTTTGGGGTGCTACGGATGGATGTTGATGATCTTGGTGATATTTTTGGCTATAGCCTTGCCAAAGCTTCGTTGGCCCGTATTTCTAGCCTGAGCGCGGCCTTCTCACGCTTTTTCGAGGGCTGGGTTGGCGAAATTTGTCGCGACCAGAACATTGCCACCTCAATCTATCAGACGGATCAAGCGAGCAATCAAGCAACCAGCCATGAACAAATTTACAGCGTCTATTCGGGCGGCGACGATTTGTTTTTGGTTGGTAGTTGGGATGTGCTGGCCCATGTCGCCAATCGGATTCAGCACGATCTGCAACGCTACACTGGCTATAACCGATTAATCCATGTTTCGGCGGGATTGAGCCTGCACACCGAGAAATTCCCCTTATATCAAGCGGCCAAACTAGCCCATCATGCGCTTGATCGAGCCAAAGATGCTGCGCCACGCCAAGCAATTCGCAAAAATGCGCTGGATTTTCTTGATCAAACAATTGCTTGGGAAGCCTACCCCGCCTTACTCAACTGGCATCAACGTTTGTGGCAACTCTATCAAGGCGAGCATGGCATGGTGCGTTCGCTGTTGCAAGTGCTAATGGAGTTATATAGCCAATATTACGAGCATAGCCAGCAACGCCAAAAATCGGGCAAAGGCCACACCGCCTATGGCCCATGGATTTGGCGCGGCAAATATCAACTAGCGCGAATTCGCCAACGCCACCACACCAATCAAGCACTACAAACCCTACTCGATGATATCGACGAGCTGTTATTTACTGGCTTCGATGAGCCGCATCGGATCAGTTTGCGCACAATCGAGCAGCTTGGTTTAGCCGCTCGTTGGACTCAATTATTAATTCGTGAGCAAGGAGATTAA
- the csm2 gene encoding type III-A CRISPR-associated protein Csm2, with translation MPEITEQEREAIIAGDDVELLVKAAEKIGSRLAYARLTTSQIRGIFGTVRRIEMDWVMPSLQQQRAEAVRRAQREFALLQPRLAYQAKRERGGAVQALSDELTPAIKLVMGAKNTNPDTFYQRFRNFVDFFEAILAYHRSFGGQ, from the coding sequence ATGCCTGAGATTACCGAACAAGAACGTGAAGCAATTATTGCTGGCGATGATGTTGAACTGTTAGTCAAAGCTGCCGAAAAAATCGGGTCACGCCTGGCCTACGCTCGCTTAACCACCAGCCAAATTCGTGGCATTTTCGGCACCGTGCGCCGGATCGAGATGGATTGGGTGATGCCAAGTTTGCAGCAGCAACGGGCCGAAGCAGTCCGCCGTGCCCAACGCGAATTTGCTTTGCTGCAACCACGCTTGGCCTATCAAGCCAAACGTGAGCGTGGCGGTGCGGTTCAAGCGCTCAGCGATGAATTAACGCCAGCGATTAAGTTGGTTATGGGGGCAAAAAATACCAATCCTGATACTTTTTATCAGCGCTTCCGCAACTTTGTCGATTTCTTTGAAGCAATTCTGGCCTATCATCGATCATTTGGCGGTCAATAA
- the csm3 gene encoding type III-A CRISPR-associated RAMP protein Csm3 has translation MSDQTPKIKIVGRIFVNFEIHALTGLHIGGAAGTLAIGNVDNPVIRNPFNSEPYVPGSSLRGKMRSQLEKLYGLAQNTSIGRDVSIHSAKTQAEYDNSPVLHIFGIPASDFLTEPTRLIVRDAALSEQTRTAFRDARTDLPYTEVKWEAAIDRVTSAATPRQQERVPAGAIFDGALTFTLYNDQDTKLFNTVIRGLELVEEDYLGGQGARGSGQVAFKNIVISFQHHEKSVLEKHKVASLVELRALWSAQGYAAK, from the coding sequence ATGTCAGATCAAACACCTAAAATCAAAATTGTTGGCCGGATTTTCGTCAATTTTGAAATTCATGCCTTAACTGGCTTACATATCGGCGGCGCAGCTGGTACGTTGGCAATTGGCAACGTCGATAATCCAGTCATTCGTAATCCCTTTAACAGCGAACCCTACGTTCCAGGCTCATCGTTGCGCGGCAAAATGCGCTCACAATTAGAAAAACTATATGGCTTGGCCCAAAATACTTCGATTGGCCGCGATGTTTCAATTCATTCAGCCAAAACCCAAGCCGAATATGATAATAGCCCAGTGCTACATATTTTTGGTATTCCCGCTAGTGATTTTCTGACCGAGCCAACCCGCTTGATCGTGCGTGATGCTGCACTAAGCGAACAAACCCGCACAGCCTTCCGCGATGCCCGTACCGACTTGCCCTACACCGAAGTTAAATGGGAAGCTGCGATCGATCGCGTCACCTCAGCCGCCACGCCGCGCCAACAAGAACGGGTTCCGGCTGGGGCAATTTTCGACGGCGCATTGACCTTCACGCTCTACAACGATCAAGATACCAAACTCTTCAATACCGTCATTCGTGGGCTTGAGTTGGTCGAAGAAGATTATTTGGGCGGCCAAGGTGCGCGTGGTAGCGGCCAAGTTGCCTTCAAAAATATTGTGATTAGCTTTCAGCACCACGAAAAGTCGGTGCTCGAAAAGCACAAAGTTGCTTCGTTAGTCGAATTGCGAGCTTTGTGGTCAGCTCAGGGCTACGCCGCCAAATAA